A portion of the Stigmatella aurantiaca DW4/3-1 genome contains these proteins:
- a CDS encoding NAD-dependent epimerase/dehydratase family protein, which produces MKVILFGATGMVGQGVLRECLLDEGVEQVLAVGRSGTGQRHEKLREHVQEDLWALPALEGVLQGYDACFFCLGVSSAGMKEAAYRRITYELTLTLARALAERNPGMTFIYVSGEGTDSTERGRMMWARVKGETENALLRLPFQAKYMFRPGFIQPMHGEKTKVAWYRVIYSGLKPFQGVLKALLPKHVTSTEEVGRAMLRAARQGAPKAVLENEDIHRLAAQP; this is translated from the coding sequence ATGAAGGTCATTCTCTTTGGCGCAACAGGGATGGTGGGGCAGGGCGTTCTCCGGGAGTGCCTGCTCGACGAGGGCGTGGAGCAGGTGCTGGCCGTGGGCCGGAGCGGGACGGGGCAGCGGCACGAGAAGCTGCGTGAGCACGTGCAGGAGGACCTCTGGGCGCTCCCGGCCCTGGAGGGGGTGCTCCAGGGCTATGACGCGTGCTTCTTCTGCCTCGGCGTCTCCTCCGCGGGCATGAAGGAGGCGGCGTACCGGCGCATCACCTATGAGCTGACGCTGACGCTGGCCCGCGCGCTGGCCGAGCGCAACCCGGGGATGACGTTCATCTACGTCTCGGGGGAAGGCACGGACAGCACGGAGCGGGGCCGCATGATGTGGGCCCGCGTGAAGGGCGAAACGGAGAATGCCCTGCTCCGGCTGCCCTTCCAGGCCAAGTACATGTTCCGGCCCGGCTTCATTCAGCCCATGCACGGGGAGAAGACCAAGGTCGCCTGGTACCGGGTGATTTACTCGGGGCTGAAGCCCTTCCAGGGTGTGCTCAAAGCGCTCCTTCCCAAGCACGTCACCTCCACGGAGGAAGTCGGGCGCGCCATGCTTCGCGCGGCCCGGCAGGGGGCGCCCAAGGCCGTGCTCGAGAATGAAGACATCCACCGGCTCGCGGCCCAGCCTTGA